A segment of the Pseudomonadota bacterium genome:
GCGGTCGCGACATCGACAGCCTCATCCTCACGCACTGCCACGCCGACCACGACGCGGGCGCCCTCCAGAAGATACTGCACGAGGAGCGCATCACCATCTACACCACCGCCACGGTGATGTCGAGCTTCGTCGCCAAGTACGCACGGCTGACCGGCCTCGAGCCGGGAGCCTTCCGCAGGCTGTTCGACTTCGTGCCCGTGCGCCACGGCGAGCCCATCACGATGCACGGCGCCGAGGTGACGTTCCGCTACTCGTTGCACACGGTCCCCTGCGTGGGACTCGAGGTGCTGTTCGGAGGGAAGGGCCTCGTCTACCCGTCAGACACGCTGAACGACGTGCAGACCTTTCTGCGGCTGCGCGACGAGGGCATCATGTCGCAGAACCGCGCCCGCGAGCTCGCGGCCTTCCCCTGGCATCACGAGCTGATCCTCCACGAGGCCGGCGTCCCGCCCATCCACACCCCGGTGAATGCGCTGGCCCAGCTCGACGAGGCCGTGAAGAAACGGCTCTATCTCGTGCACGTGAGCGCGCGCAGCCTCCCCCCCGACGCGGGTCTTCACGTGGCCCCGACCGGCCTCGAGAGCACCATCGATCTGCACGCCACGGGCAGCGACGGGACCCACGTTCTCGAAGCGCTCGACGTGATGGCGCGGGTCGACATCCTGCGCAGGCTCCCTGCCAGCCGCGCCGCCGAGTTCGTGCGCTACGTGCAGCGGGTGAGCTTCCGCGAAGGCCAGCGCATTCTGACCCGGGGAGAGGCCGGTGACGCGCTGTACTTCATCGTGAACGGAACGGTCGCCGTTGTGCTCGAGAACCACGAGGAACGGACCTACGGCGCCTACGACTACCTGGGGGAGACGGCTCTCGTCGAAGAGGCCCCGCGCAGCGCTGACGCCTACGCAAAGACCGATGTCAGCGCCCTGCGCGTCTCGGCCGCCGACTTCCGACGGC
Coding sequences within it:
- a CDS encoding MBL fold metallo-hydrolase; its protein translation is VPPPLRDNLSPQKHFRRPRLGVSVIGSGHGFDPGNRTSGFLMWIDGRGVLVDPPVDALDWLASYDLSGRDIDSLILTHCHADHDAGALQKILHEERITIYTTATVMSSFVAKYARLTGLEPGAFRRLFDFVPVRHGEPITMHGAEVTFRYSLHTVPCVGLEVLFGGKGLVYPSDTLNDVQTFLRLRDEGIMSQNRARELAAFPWHHELILHEAGVPPIHTPVNALAQLDEAVKKRLYLVHVSARSLPPDAGLHVAPTGLESTIDLHATGSDGTHVLEALDVMARVDILRRLPASRAAEFVRYVQRVSFREGQRILTRGEAGDALYFIVNGTVAVVLENHEERTYGAYDYLGETALVEEAPRSADAYAKTDVSALRVSAADFRRLLRGTRIATRLRHLARMRELPSWQVLQSSSALSDLTSNQKTQLQALMTTATFEAGAPLSDAALLVASGEVEVVRDEQVVALLRRGDLAFDVKAYGTLPEGALSFRCRTPVSGFLLSDEGFAEFLHRNPGAAMRLAHALGERLQAGC